From one Cyanobacterium stanieri PCC 7202 genomic stretch:
- a CDS encoding component of NDH complex (PFAM: Cyanobacterial and plant NDH-1 subunit O~InterPro IPR020905~KEGG: cyc:PCC7424_2177 component of NDH complex~SPTR: NAD(P)H-quinone oxidoreductase subunit O) — protein sequence MAGKIKKGSFVKAIKEKLENSLEAKASDSRFPSYIFESKGEILDLNDEYALVKFYTPTPNVWFRLDHLEVIE from the coding sequence ATGGCAGGTAAAATAAAAAAAGGATCCTTTGTAAAAGCAATCAAAGAGAAATTAGAAAACAGTCTCGAAGCCAAAGCCAGTGATAGTCGTTTTCCTAGCTACATATTTGAAAGCAAAGGAGAAATCCTCGACTTAAACGATGAATATGCCCTAGTAAAATTTTACACCCCTACCCCTAATGTTTGGTTTCGTCTTGATCATTTAGAAGTCATCGAATAA
- a CDS encoding D-alanyl-D-alaninecarboxypeptidase/D-alanyl-D-al anine-endopeptidase (PFAM: D-Ala-D-Ala carboxypeptidase 3 (S13) family~TIGRFAM: D-alanyl-D-alanine carboxypeptidase, serine-type, PBP4 family~COGs: COG2027 D-alanyl-D-alanine carboxypeptidase (penicillin-binding protein 4)~InterPro IPR000667~KEGG: cyh:Cyan8802_0413 D-alanyl-D-alanine carboxypeptidase/D-alanyl-D-alanine-endopeptidase~PFAM: peptidase S13 D-Ala-D-Ala carboxypeptidase C~PRIAM: Serine-type D-Ala-D-Ala carboxypeptidase~SPTR: Peptidase S13, D-Ala-D-Ala carboxypeptidase C;~TIGRFAM: D-alanyl-D-alanine carboxypeptidase/D-alanyl-D-alanine-endopeptidase) codes for MLKINLKIAFSFLFAITPFYGYEVKAQNPRICEQDLAREINAILDNPIHQRATWGVLVQHLNSDNILYQLNDEKYFIPASNAKVLTTASALLKFGADHQISTPIHYTGEMPNIDTLTIIGQGDPTITSEKLDEIAQSLRDRGITGINQLIIQDNAPFSDIINGTWENSDLPYYYAPPVGNIILNQNTVTMSFLGQRVNQPATIQWSDNMAGRQWRVINNVITTDNPDDNNIRLIPNWRESTLEVTGELGVNQESRQWWLSIPNPHQYFLDSLQVALRNQNISVSSTRIVNANIVDHLTSENQLMEIKSELFSEIVNTTNKDSNNLFAEILLRQLRSENVSQFEEQKAVLSTINVDPQAYNLRDGSGLSRQNLITPSAMVAVLQGISNTEHGKMFRQSLPMAGVDGTLRNRFQDSISQGNFVAKTGTLTGVTALSGYLEVENYPDLVVSIMVNKSMESGVTLRETTDQIVDTVARVRVCE; via the coding sequence ATGCTCAAAATTAATCTAAAAATCGCTTTTTCCTTTTTATTTGCCATTACCCCTTTTTATGGATATGAAGTAAAAGCCCAAAATCCTCGCATTTGTGAGCAGGATTTGGCTAGAGAAATTAATGCAATTTTAGATAATCCTATCCATCAAAGGGCTACTTGGGGGGTGCTAGTTCAACATCTCAACTCCGATAATATTCTTTATCAACTCAATGATGAAAAATACTTTATTCCAGCTTCCAATGCTAAGGTATTAACTACCGCCTCTGCGTTACTCAAATTTGGGGCAGATCATCAAATTTCAACTCCCATCCATTACACGGGGGAAATGCCCAACATAGATACTCTCACCATTATAGGTCAGGGAGATCCTACCATTACCAGCGAAAAACTTGATGAAATAGCCCAAAGTTTAAGAGATCGGGGAATTACTGGCATAAATCAGTTAATTATCCAAGATAATGCTCCTTTTAGTGACATTATCAATGGTACATGGGAAAACTCTGATTTACCCTATTACTATGCTCCTCCTGTGGGTAATATTATTCTCAATCAAAACACTGTGACTATGAGTTTTTTGGGACAAAGAGTCAATCAACCTGCCACTATTCAATGGTCTGATAATATGGCAGGAAGGCAGTGGCGAGTGATTAACAATGTCATTACCACCGATAATCCTGATGATAATAACATTAGATTAATTCCTAATTGGCGAGAGTCCACCCTAGAAGTGACGGGAGAGTTAGGAGTAAATCAAGAATCTCGGCAGTGGTGGTTATCAATCCCCAATCCCCACCAATATTTTTTAGATAGTTTACAAGTTGCCCTCAGAAATCAAAATATTTCTGTTTCATCCACTCGCATTGTTAATGCTAATATTGTCGATCATTTAACTTCTGAAAATCAGTTAATGGAAATAAAATCAGAGCTTTTTTCTGAGATTGTTAATACTACTAATAAAGATAGTAATAATCTTTTTGCGGAAATTTTATTAAGACAATTAAGAAGTGAAAATGTTAGTCAATTTGAAGAACAAAAAGCAGTTTTAAGCACTATCAATGTTGATCCTCAAGCCTATAATCTGCGGGATGGTTCGGGGCTTTCTCGCCAAAATTTAATTACTCCTTCGGCAATGGTAGCCGTCCTTCAAGGTATAAGTAACACCGAACATGGCAAGATGTTTCGTCAATCTTTACCCATGGCAGGGGTTGATGGTACCCTGAGAAATCGGTTTCAAGATAGTATAAGTCAAGGAAATTTTGTAGCAAAAACAGGAACTTTAACTGGAGTGACGGCCCTTTCTGGTTATTTAGAGGTAGAAAATTATCCTGATTTGGTAGTAAGTATTATGGTTAATAAATCTATGGAAAGTGGAGTTACTTTGAGAGAAACAACTGATCAAATTGTTGATACGGTGGCTCGGGTTCGGGTGTGTGAATAA
- a CDS encoding thiamine-phosphate diphosphorylase (PFAM: Thiamine monophosphate synthase/TENI~TIGRFAM: thiamine-phosphate pyrophosphorylase~COGs: COG0352 Thiamine monophosphate synthase~InterPro IPR003733:IPR016229~KEGG: thiamine-phosphate pyrophosphorylase~PFAM: thiamine monophosphate synthase~SPTR: Thiamine-phosphate pyrophosphorylase;~TIGRFAM: thiamine-phosphate pyrophosphorylase) gives MGNVTLQCFIMTISFKLTNMINQKTAIYRILDANLDRAREGLRIIEEWCRFGLNDGDSASVCKDMRQELGSWHSDDLRTSRDTPNDPGTQLTHPHEEERESLESLLQANFCRVQEALRVLEEYAKLYNGEFASSMKQLRYQVYSLESKLVGKCRHQLLSKTRLYLVTMPADNFLEVIESALKGGLKLVQYRHKNEDDLVKLKEAYKLKQLCHQYGALFIVNDRPDIALAVNADGVHLGQTDMPVGLARQMLGANKIIGKSTTNPQEMAKALGEGVDYIGVGPVYETPTKAGKKAAGLEYVRYAKANATVPWFAIGGIDETNIADVVKAGANRTAVVRAIMQAENPTTMTQNLLSQL, from the coding sequence GTGGGTAATGTAACCCTACAATGTTTTATTATGACTATTTCATTTAAATTAACTAATATGATAAATCAAAAAACTGCTATATATCGAATTTTGGATGCTAATTTAGACAGGGCAAGGGAAGGGCTGAGAATCATCGAAGAATGGTGTCGTTTTGGCTTGAATGATGGTGATAGTGCTTCTGTGTGTAAGGATATGCGTCAGGAGTTGGGCAGTTGGCACAGTGATGATTTACGCACTTCTCGGGATACCCCTAATGATCCGGGAACACAGTTAACCCATCCTCATGAGGAGGAAAGGGAAAGTTTAGAGTCTTTGTTACAGGCGAATTTTTGCCGTGTACAAGAGGCTTTGAGGGTATTAGAAGAGTATGCAAAGTTATACAATGGCGAATTTGCTTCTAGTATGAAACAGTTGCGTTATCAGGTATATAGTTTAGAAAGTAAGTTGGTGGGTAAGTGTCGCCATCAATTATTGAGTAAAACTAGGCTATATTTAGTGACGATGCCTGCGGATAATTTTTTGGAGGTTATCGAGTCGGCTTTGAAAGGGGGTTTGAAACTGGTACAGTATCGCCACAAAAATGAGGATGATTTGGTCAAACTCAAGGAGGCGTATAAGTTAAAACAATTATGCCATCAATACGGTGCTTTATTTATTGTAAATGATCGCCCCGACATCGCTTTGGCAGTAAATGCAGACGGTGTACATTTAGGGCAAACTGATATGCCTGTGGGTTTAGCCAGACAAATGTTAGGGGCAAATAAAATCATTGGTAAATCCACCACTAACCCCCAAGAAATGGCGAAGGCTTTGGGGGAAGGGGTTGACTACATTGGAGTGGGCCCTGTGTATGAAACCCCTACCAAAGCGGGTAAAAAGGCGGCGGGATTAGAGTATGTCCGTTATGCAAAAGCTAATGCTACAGTGCCTTGGTTTGCCATTGGGGGCATTGACGAAACCAATATCGCTGATGTGGTCAAAGCAGGGGCAAATCGTACTGCGGTGGTAAGGGCGATTATGCAGGCGGAAAACCCCACTACTATGACTCAAAATTTGTTATCTCAATTGTAG
- a CDS encoding malate dehydrogenase (NAD) (PFAM: lactate/malate dehydrogenase, alpha/beta C-terminal domain; lactate/malate dehydrogenase, NAD binding domain~TIGRFAM: malate dehydrogenase, NAD-dependent~COGs: COG0039 Malate/lactate dehydrogenase~InterPro IPR001236:IPR011275:IPR001557~KEGG: mar:MAE_09540 malate dehydrogenase~PFAM: Lactate/malate dehydrogenase~SPTR: Malate dehydrogenase;~TIGRFAM: malate dehydrogenase, NAD-dependent): MAESIYLSSCNKLAKVSIIGAGNVGRTLSQRLIERNLADVCLLDIVEGLPQGIALDLTEAQGLQSHHCEIMGTNNYVDTKDSDIVVITAGVARKPGMSRDDLLKINAKIVTEATQKSLYYSPNAIYLIVTNPLDVMTYLVWKTSDLPYDRVMGMAGVLDSARLETFIAFELGVSIHDVQGMVLGGHGDLMLPIPRYCTVSGIPITELLSPETIDKLIQRTRDGGAEIVRLLKTGSAYFAPASSACYMIESILFNQSRLLTAAAYVQGEYGLNDLFLGVPCRVGSNGVEQILEIKLTTEEREILQRSARSVRDSIDIALSFL; encoded by the coding sequence ATGGCAGAATCCATTTATCTCTCATCCTGTAACAAACTAGCTAAAGTATCCATTATTGGTGCTGGAAATGTGGGGCGCACCCTTTCCCAACGACTGATAGAAAGAAACTTGGCTGATGTATGTCTTTTGGATATTGTGGAAGGTTTGCCCCAAGGTATCGCCCTTGATTTAACAGAAGCTCAGGGTTTACAATCCCATCATTGTGAGATCATGGGTACTAACAATTATGTAGATACTAAAGACTCGGATATTGTGGTTATTACTGCAGGGGTTGCCCGAAAACCGGGCATGAGTCGGGATGATTTATTAAAAATCAATGCCAAAATCGTCACCGAAGCCACCCAAAAATCCCTCTATTATTCTCCTAATGCCATTTATTTAATCGTTACCAACCCTTTAGATGTAATGACCTATTTGGTATGGAAAACCAGTGATTTGCCCTATGATAGGGTGATGGGCATGGCGGGGGTATTGGATTCTGCAAGGTTAGAAACTTTTATCGCCTTTGAGTTGGGAGTGTCTATCCATGATGTGCAAGGGATGGTATTGGGAGGGCATGGAGATTTGATGTTACCCATTCCTCGCTATTGTACCGTTAGCGGTATTCCTATTACGGAGTTATTGTCACCCGAAACCATCGATAAATTAATTCAACGCACGAGAGATGGTGGTGCAGAAATTGTCCGTTTACTCAAGACGGGTAGCGCTTATTTTGCCCCTGCCTCTTCGGCTTGTTATATGATTGAGTCAATTTTGTTTAATCAGTCTCGGTTGTTGACGGCGGCGGCCTATGTACAGGGAGAGTATGGTTTGAATGATTTGTTTTTGGGGGTACCTTGTCGGGTGGGTAGTAATGGGGTTGAGCAAATTTTGGAGATCAAATTAACTACTGAGGAGAGGGAGATTTTGCAACGGTCGGCGAGGTCGGTTCGTGATAGTATCGATATAGCTTTAAGTTTTTTGTAA
- a CDS encoding CMP/dCMP deaminase zinc-binding protein (PFAM: Cytidine and deoxycytidylate deaminase zinc-binding region~COGs: COG2131 Deoxycytidylate deaminase~InterPro IPR002125:IPR016473:IPR016192~KEGG: cyc:PCC7424_0712 CMP/dCMP deaminase zinc-binding~PFAM: CMP/dCMP deaminase zinc-binding~SPTR: CMP/dCMP deaminase zinc-binding), producing the protein MIDREENRPSWDEYFMLMAKLAATRSTCLAFPVGAVIVKNRQVLATGYNGSPSGSVHCTAQGFCYEGLSSCDASKDLPSRAVHAEANAIALAARHGISTEGATIYVTLEPCISCLKLIISAGIKEVFYETNFNIGDRLTVRDYYVQDGLIKLHKMTIRDGVAVKSGEFLTNPVSVKDGEITR; encoded by the coding sequence ATGATTGATAGAGAAGAAAATCGCCCTTCGTGGGATGAATATTTTATGTTGATGGCTAAACTAGCCGCTACTCGTTCCACCTGTTTAGCTTTTCCTGTGGGTGCTGTGATTGTCAAAAATCGTCAGGTGTTGGCGACGGGTTACAATGGTTCTCCTTCTGGTTCGGTACATTGTACGGCTCAGGGCTTTTGTTATGAGGGTTTGAGCAGTTGTGATGCTAGTAAGGATTTACCTTCTAGGGCTGTTCATGCGGAGGCAAATGCGATCGCCCTTGCCGCCCGTCATGGTATTTCTACCGAGGGCGCCACTATCTATGTTACCCTTGAGCCTTGTATTTCTTGCCTAAAGTTAATTATTTCGGCAGGTATCAAAGAGGTTTTTTATGAAACTAACTTTAATATAGGCGATCGCCTCACCGTCAGGGATTATTATGTACAAGATGGACTAATTAAGCTCCATAAAATGACCATTCGGGATGGGGTAGCTGTCAAAAGCGGTGAATTTTTAACCAATCCCGTTTCAGTCAAAGATGGGGAAATAACTAGGTAA